The following are encoded together in the Acipenser ruthenus chromosome 24, fAciRut3.2 maternal haplotype, whole genome shotgun sequence genome:
- the LOC117430917 gene encoding uncharacterized protein LOC117430917, whose protein sequence is MRAERQGSDTGSISDTQTVRQTDRQTDRQTDTQTQQRRSNEATEKATMLPAHCMVSCLLISAVTSTTPAESSSSAPVSLLTSTTPAESSSSPPVSSLTNTTPAESSSSPPVSSLTSTTPAESSSTAPASLLTSTIYNDTAHSTETPALPTTSTSTEQASSTSSPTTVPTTEGEGLWAGDIVGITVGSVAGVAVFGVGIAVGLKFLGKGFNTVQPNRGSPPSDIQLECGDKTAERNTEEVTGEAGPSEDPGVGD, encoded by the exons ATGAGAGCTGAGCGCCAGGGCAGCGATACCGGTTCTatctcagacacacagacagtcagacagacagacagacagacagacagacagacagacacgcagacacagcAGAGGCGCAG CAACGAAGCCACAGAAAAGGCCACCATGCTTCCAGCCCATTGTATGGTGTCCTGTTTGCTTATCAGCGCAG TCACCAGTACAACACCAGCGGAGTCCTCCTCCTCTGCTCCTGTCTCGTTACTTACCAGCACAACACCAGCAGAGTCCTCCTCCTCACCTCCTGTCTCGTCACTTACCAACACAACACCAGCAGAGTCCTCCTCCTCACCTCCTGTCTCATCACTTACCAGCACAACACCAGCAGAGTCCTCCTCCACTGCTCCTGCCTCATTACTTACCAGCACCATCTACAATGACACTGCTCACAGCACTGAAACTCCAGCACTCCCCACCACGTCCACAAGTACAGAGCAGGCTTCCAGCACTTCCTCTCCCACCACAGTGCCCACCACCGAGGGAGAGGGGCTGTGGGCCGGGGATATTGTCGGGATCACCGTGGGAAGCGTGGCTGGGGTGGCAGTATTTG GTGTCGGGATTGCTGTTGGACTAAAGTTCCTGGGGAAAGGATTCAACACAGTCCAGCCCAACAGAGGGAGCCCTCCCAGTGACATCCAGCTGGAGTGCGGGGACAAGACAGCGGAGCGGAACACAGAGGAAGTGACGGGGGAAGCGGGTCCGAGCGAAGACCCTGGAGTGGGAGACTGA